The following are encoded together in the Humulus lupulus chromosome 5, drHumLupu1.1, whole genome shotgun sequence genome:
- the LOC133779974 gene encoding SAC3 family protein A-like: MCEPLKDSIGNDLSQFVGPLILNQLLQPFMSQSQLSCSAKFLTCLIHDMPSSKMSFQVRKLEGKEDCSKVTPEEVLEKALLMVQNSQKNYLYKCDQLKSIHQDLTAKNSKSTNSKGLFQNLSFFPLCKHLLIFDSYMLTCQSQLQSLYAEGIEGCHMEFVAYNLLCVILHSSNNRDLVSSMSRLSSESKRDNAVRHALAVRAAVTSGNYVMFFRLFKTAPNLNTCLMGEF; the protein is encoded by the exons ATGTGTGAGCCTCTCAAAG ATTCA ATTGGAAATGATCTTTCTCAATTTGTGGGGCCTCTTATCTTGAATCAACTTCTACAG CCCTTCATGTCTCAAAGCCAACTTTCTTGCTCTGCCAAGTTTTTAACATGTTTAATTCATGATATGCCGAGTTCAAAGATGTCATTTCAGGTGAGAAAACTAGAAGGAAAAGAGGACTGCAGTAAG GTAACACCGGAAGAAGTACTAGAAAAAGCTCTGCTTAtggttcaaaattctcaaaagaatTACCTTTACAAGTGTGATCAGTTGAAGTCCATTCATCAAGATTTAACTGCAAAGAATTCAAAATCAACTAACAGTAAaggtttgtttcaaaacctctctTTCTTTCCCTTATGTAAACATCTACTTATATTTGACTCCTACATGTTAACA TGCCAATCTCAGCTGCAATCCCTTTATGCTGAAGGAATTGAGGGATGCCACATGGAGTTTGTTGCATACAACTTACTATGTGTTATCCTGCACTCTAGTAACAAcagagatcttgtatcatctatGTCGAG ATTATCAAGTGAATCTAAAAGAGATAATGCAGTAAGGCACGCTCTTGCAGTTCGGGCAGCTGTCACCTCTGGAAACTATGTTATGTTCTTCAGGCTCTTCAAAACAGCACCAAATTTGAACACTTGCCTGATGGGTGAGTTTTGA
- the LOC133778221 gene encoding uncharacterized protein LOC133778221 — MARSKKASASLALFLSLNILFFSLVSGCGSCPGGGGKGGSGGGGGRGGGGGGRGGGGGGGRGGGGGSGGGGSGGGGSGGGGSGGSGGGGGTPSPSTGGGGSGGGGSGGGGGTATCPRDALKLGVCANVLGGLINATIGSPPVTPCCTLIQGLADLEAAVCLCTAIRANILGINLNIPISLSLLLNVCSRNAPRGFQCS; from the coding sequence ATGGCTCGTTCCAAAAAAGCCTCTGCTTCACTTGCCCTATTCCTCTCGCTAaacattcttttcttttctcttgtaAGTGGTTGTGGCTCATGCCCTGGCGGTGGTGGTAAAGGTGGCAGCGGAGGCGGTGGTGGTAGAGGTGGAGGCGGTGGTGGTAGAGGTGGCGGCGGCGGTGGCGGTAGAGGTGGTGGGGGCGGTAGCGGTGGCGGTGGTTCTGGTGGAGGAGGTTCTGGGGGCGGCGGCAGTGGTGGTTCAGGGGGTGGTGGTGGAACTCCAAGCCCTTCCACCGGCGGTGGTGGCAGTGGCGGTGGCGGCAGTGGCGGTGGCGGCGGCACAGCAACATGCCCTAGGGATGCCCTTAAGTTGGGGGTGTGCGCTAATGTTCTTGGAGGGTTGATCAACGCCACCATTGGAAGTCCTCCGGTGACTCCTTGCTGTACTCTTATCCAAGGGCTTGCTGACCTTGAGGCTGCCGTGTGCCTTTGCACCGCCATTAGAGCTAACATTCTTGGAATCAACCTCAACATCCCCATTTCGCTCAGCTTGCTTCTCAACGTTTGCTCCAGAAATGCTCCACGTGGATTCCAGTGTTCCTAA